A window of the Linepithema humile isolate Giens D197 chromosome 4, Lhum_UNIL_v1.0, whole genome shotgun sequence genome harbors these coding sequences:
- the LOC105668186 gene encoding uncharacterized protein isoform X1 encodes MTSDSDMLLATQILTRHKINSTLHQVEDEKEHDEAFNNSESSVSIDTANFSLESSSSFFHKKEKRNVESTDITSEIIDNIVQVQEEIRVKLDHLEVKLDRIIKKLFPEEVKLTRPHGIPAFSLRTEKEWENLEEILADDNAFTYVVDVFAAKIKNRESEVAAVQSVLPKIISNFLARFISWGGTKNTKIAFNSSKTYEAIQATILQKFGNTTDLSKPDNYMKRWFNTSAQQVV; translated from the exons ATGACTTCTGATTCAGATATGTTGCTCGCGACGCAAATATTAACaagacataaaattaattctacaCTGCATCAAGTAGAAGATGAAAAGGAACATGATGAAGCTTTTAATAACAGTGAGAGCTCAGTGTCGATTGATACTGCAAACTTTTCTTTGGAAA GTTCTAGCAGCTTCTTCCAcaagaaggaaaaaagaaatgtcg AGAGTACAGATATCACATCGGAAATTATTGACAATATTGTCCAAGTGCAAGAAGAAATACGTGTCAAGCTTGACCATTTAGAAGTCAAATTAGATCGTATCATAAAGAAGCTTTTTCCAGAAGAAGTAAAATTGACGCGACCACACGGAATCCCCGCATTTTCTTTACGTACAGAAAAGGAATGGGAAAATCTGGAAGAAATTCTTGCAGATGATAATGCATTTACATACGTG GTGGATGTTTTCgcagcaaaaataaaaaaccgaGAATCAGAAGTTGCTGCTGTGCAGTCTGTACtcccaaaaattatttcaaattttcttgCCAGATTTATTAGCTGGGGAGGcactaaaaatacaaaaattgcttttaatagCAGCAAAACATATGAAGCTATTCaag cCACTATTTTACAGAAGTTTGGTAACACAACTGATCTGAGCAAACCCGACAACTATATGAAACGCTGGTTTAATACAAGTGCTCAGCAAGTGGTGTAA
- the LOC105668186 gene encoding uncharacterized protein isoform X2, producing the protein MLLATQILTRHKINSTLHQVEDEKEHDEAFNNSESSVSIDTANFSLESSSSFFHKKEKRNVESTDITSEIIDNIVQVQEEIRVKLDHLEVKLDRIIKKLFPEEVKLTRPHGIPAFSLRTEKEWENLEEILADDNAFTYVVDVFAAKIKNRESEVAAVQSVLPKIISNFLARFISWGGTKNTKIAFNSSKTYEAIQATILQKFGNTTDLSKPDNYMKRWFNTSAQQVV; encoded by the exons ATGTTGCTCGCGACGCAAATATTAACaagacataaaattaattctacaCTGCATCAAGTAGAAGATGAAAAGGAACATGATGAAGCTTTTAATAACAGTGAGAGCTCAGTGTCGATTGATACTGCAAACTTTTCTTTGGAAA GTTCTAGCAGCTTCTTCCAcaagaaggaaaaaagaaatgtcg AGAGTACAGATATCACATCGGAAATTATTGACAATATTGTCCAAGTGCAAGAAGAAATACGTGTCAAGCTTGACCATTTAGAAGTCAAATTAGATCGTATCATAAAGAAGCTTTTTCCAGAAGAAGTAAAATTGACGCGACCACACGGAATCCCCGCATTTTCTTTACGTACAGAAAAGGAATGGGAAAATCTGGAAGAAATTCTTGCAGATGATAATGCATTTACATACGTG GTGGATGTTTTCgcagcaaaaataaaaaaccgaGAATCAGAAGTTGCTGCTGTGCAGTCTGTACtcccaaaaattatttcaaattttcttgCCAGATTTATTAGCTGGGGAGGcactaaaaatacaaaaattgcttttaatagCAGCAAAACATATGAAGCTATTCaag cCACTATTTTACAGAAGTTTGGTAACACAACTGATCTGAGCAAACCCGACAACTATATGAAACGCTGGTTTAATACAAGTGCTCAGCAAGTGGTGTAA